One region of Triticum aestivum cultivar Chinese Spring chromosome 6B, IWGSC CS RefSeq v2.1, whole genome shotgun sequence genomic DNA includes:
- the LOC123134510 gene encoding uncharacterized protein produces the protein MMHAPAGRRRAFQPRDEATHFVMSDFALSNDHSTMLLHGRDRSNSTYPDVFSANPRPIQGYGANGSPRQTRSFCAQATRKNDATALPMSAEAKLFSADGYAGIRNVSGVFCSPEGGDDTVRAQDDQHKNRESDLLLFDWPELDDLEDLQTDLRKLDSAFELGSDYFDVPMWPSICSPNVQLVPSPSSHFDNPRPSNVANESATNPALKPAISVRGTSDQQINTHQPSRKKGRETPLNSSSSSVEIEHFPRLSDADLLCPFDLHDMVVPTSSSVMCNDEIIMSSSAARASPDDLFSAYVPTKNNRPRATPDMILDEMAGNPLEMYFPPLATYEQPQVPMSGTASTLPAEGFAGDGALNGAAMQFGSKPSKGRSLGGAREKARPSSVSEAAPAPVRHLGFQKLQEGMNQLDVGTKTCIRDALYRLANSVEHRHQVVEQNVGSSAANRQVLSTSSVWAETERSPMDRSVAQLLLQKPLDQRTANRAA, from the exons ATGATGCATGCGCCGGCGGGGAGGAGACGGGCCTTCCAGCCTCGCGACGAG GCCACTCACTTTGTCATGAGCGATTTTGCGCTAAGCAACGACCACAGTACGATGCTGCTCCACGGCCGCGACAGATCGAACAGCACCTATCCGGATGTGTTCTCGGCAAATCCAAGACCCATACAGGGATATGGCGCAAACGGATCACCACGCCAAACGAGGAGCTTCTGTGCACAGGCAACTCGGAAGAACGATGCTACTGCCCTCCCGATGA GTGCAGAAGCAAAACTGTTCTCCGCTGACGGGTACGCTGGAATCCGCAACGTCTCAGGCGTTTTCTGCTCACCAGAAGGGGGTGACGATACCGTGCGAGCACAGGACGATCAGCACAAGAACAGAGAGAGTGATCTGCTTCTCTTCGACTGGCCTGAGCTGGATGACTTGGAGGATCTCCAGACAGACCTGAG AAAACTCGATTCGGCGTTTGAGCTAGGGAGCGACTATTTCGATGTCCCGATGTGGCCTTCGATTTGCTCGCCGAACGTTCAGCTCGTGCCGAGCCCGAGCAGCCACTTCGACAACCCCCGCCCGTCCAATGTTGCGAACGAGAGCGCGACTAATCCTGCATTAAAGCCAGCTATTTCAGTTCGTGGCACTAGCGATCAGCAG ATCAACACGCACCAGCCATCCAGGAAGAAAGGACGGGAGACGCCACtgaactcttcttcttcctccgtggagATCGAGCACTTCCCGCGGCTGTCAGACGCCGACCTCCTCTGCCCCTTCGACCTCCATGACATGGTCGTCCCAACATCGTCCAGCGTCATGTGCAACGACGAGATCATCATGTCTTCCTCCGCTGCTCGCGCCAGCCCAGACGATCTCTTCTCGGCTTACGTCCCGACGAAGAATAATCGGCCGCGTGCGACTCCGGACATGATCCTGGACGAGATGGCCGGGAACCCGCTGGAGATGTACTTCCCTCCGCTGGCCACGTACGAGCAGCCTCAGGTGCCGATGAGTGGCACCGCCTCGACGCTCCCTGCTGAAGGCTTTGCAGGCGACGGTGCTCTGAACGGTGCAGCCATGCAGTTTGGCTCGAAGCCTTCCAAGGGGAGGAGTTTGGGAGGGGCACGTGAGAAGGCTCGACCGTCGTCGGTTTCGgaagcggcgccggcgccggtgagGCATCTCGGGTTCCAGAAGCTTCAGGAAGGGATGAATCAG TTGGATGTGGGAACCAAGACGTGCATCAGAGACGCCCTGTACCGGCTGGCCAACAGCGTGGAGCACAGACATCAGGTAGTAGAGCAGAATGTGGGTTCCTCGGCTGCAAACAGGCAAGT GCTCAGCACATCGAGCGTATGGGCGGAGACCGAGAGGAGCCCTATGGATCGCTCCGTGGCGCAGCTTCTTCTGCAGAAGCCGCTGGATCAGAGGACGGCGAATCGTGCCGCGTGA